tccaaaCGTACCCAAATGAAATCAGAATGCCACGTTTCGACGAGTGGGGGCACACAGATTCCATCGGGGGTCCCCCacctttttgaaacagagctacttcttgggtagtGATTCATGTGAAGCGCTACCAGGTTGATACGCACATCGGAAATCAATTTGCTCAAATGACAGCACCtttaatgttattttgaataatttctcatttttgaagaatttgTTCATGAAAAATGAACATGCATCACTGCATTACTATAAATCCCTGCCAGtgtgtacattttcaaatgattactTTTACAAGCTTCCTAGATAATCACAAGGTCCCAAAACGAGTGAGCTACTATATTTATAAAAGGGATACGGGCTCCTCATGGGGTCATTGGAGGCTACTTGGTGCCCACGGGTACCACGTTGCTGAACTCTGGTATAGATgaaagaaaagaacattttagggGGTTTAACCCCCCTTTAATAGCGTccataaaaatgtttctctttaACCTGGAagcagaaatttaaaaaaaagaagctcatTTGACCTCATTCACCAAAGAGGACCTACTGTTGGGGTGAAACATGTCGCAGGTGAATCTCATCTTGGGGGGGCTGAGAGGATAATCGGAGGGGAAGGTGAGGACGGCCGGGAAGACGCCGCCTTCGAAGCACGTGTCCTGCGGCCCCCTGacgacacaaacacaacaagacATCGACTTTGCGAGCCGCACGCCGCGTTCCGCCACTTCGCTTCTCTCACGCCATCAATGGAAAACACCGGTGCCTTGAGACACAAGTTGAATTCCTTCTCCAAAcacttaaatcatctttccccattgaaagcaATGGAAAGGCCATTCAGCCattccatcccccccccccaaattttttttttattattattattattaaggaaCAGGAGAACCCATTAATAACGTTCTTTATAAAAAGACAgtaaaaacataattacagataaacattttgtgcatcacgatttaccgtaatttctcgtgtataatgctcattttttaaccccaaaaatggtcaacagtcaatagtgcgcattatacataggtataggagaaaatgaaaaagactcaaattttataaatgtatgccgccccctataggttatgaaaaagttgtacactttcattctaggatgccacctagaggttatgaaaaaggtggagCCGACACTTtcgttccaatatgacaggggtacatatgactgcatataggtacaattgtgctcataagtttatataACCGAGCAGAATtcgtgaaatattgtttttttttttttgttttttttttaaatacgactgatgactgaacaagaaccatcattaatttctttatggttacgttttgtttaatgataatgcttttctgaaatgcttgacagttaatttgaaatgaaatgtctttcgcctggcccttcatgttttcttaaaagaattttacacatcttacaaattctgcctggataatcaaacatatgagcacaaattTGTGtgttctcatttactaaataaaagttgggctgtgaatttcaaagtaagagcaagtaaataaaaagaaagtattatgtgttcaaataaagtgcttaacttcagaatcattctttgaaaaaaaactaacaaaatacagataatactttgttttcatcatatgggtagaagcaaaatcaagcattgtaaaaatgcattatacatcggtagaagggttttccagaattttgaggtcaactttgggggtgcgcaaaGAAATGACACGAGAAATTACATTAATTCACtgtgcggctccttctggtgtgcccgccttggccaccaggaggtagcgttgtataatacagtcaagcagacacaaacgaagaagagtacACTCCTTCTACGACGACTCAGTAcgttgctgtaatattagttgttctttccagaggataaagactatatgcctgtgTGGATcgttatctgtctacatgttgcttcaccgtttgtgttcaaatatgcatTGCTTCTAAACCTGTGACTATCAATGCTAACTATTAGCATGTAAACGGGATTTTCCATGATAGCTAGCGGCCCGTTCGTAAAAGACAACATAGTTTCTTTGCAATACCCTGTACAAGGTGTTGCAGTTTTCGAGTAAACTGCAGCTGGGAGTGACAACAAACAGCTTGAGGACATTTGCCAAACGGCCGCTTATTGCCAAGTGAGTCGAGTCCAGTTGACAGCCACCGTACAGCGCTCGTATGTCTGCGCTCTCAAATCAAagcaaagtaaataaataactaagCGTCCGACGGGCaaactcgcatctcaaggcacggCTGAATGTAAATGTTTCGAATGGAGCCGAAACTCACATGATGAGCGCCTCCCATTCAAAAAAGTTCTCCTCATTGGCAGGACCTGCAATACACGCAGTCACTTCATGtgtacatacaaatatatacttcATGTAAACAAGTCTTCGTTTAACGATGCAGAAATGGAGTTCATGTAAAGAAGAATAGCGCTCCCCCTACTGGCGGGGGTCAACAGCGACCATCGGTGAGTAATCGACACCCCCCCAAACACAACAATTGGCAATACAGTAGATGCgggcaaagcactattttttgCTGAAATGAAATTGCTTAATTCACCTCaacgtagttccttggcaccaagatgccccAAAAGTAAGAATTTTAGTGCTTTGGCCTGagtacaaaaacagcaattagGTCAGCTGTTAGGCGAATAATTCAGTAGCGATGGAAGCCATGTTTTTCGTGTTTTGCTGCGCTGGCTTTATTCACTTTAGTATTAAACAGCACCACTGATGACGCGCAACACGAGTCCTCATCTTAATCACAACCTCCACATTTCTCTATAGCACATGCGCTGCAATTCTCGGGCAACATTTCCCCAACTGATAGTTGACAAACGCCCCTCCAAAATATCAAACcgtaaaccatccatccattttccgagccgcttctcctcgcgcgtgccggagcctatcccagctgtcatcgggcaggaggcggggtacaccctgaaccggtcgccggccaatcgcagggcacatacaagcaaacaaccattggcactcacattcacacctacgggcaatttcgagtctccaatgaatgcatgttttggggatgtgggaggaaagcggagtgcccggagaaaagccacgcgggcacggggagcacatgcaaactccacacaggcggggccggggatcgaaccccggtcctcagaactgtgaggcagacgctctaaccagtcgcctagtTTGGAATtcattaatacaaaataattcacaTCGTTTTTATATGCTTTCTGTGTCTGTTTAGCAACTATCCAATGATACAAACCTTTTGAAAATTGGATCAAGATGACGAAAGTTATGAAAATTTGAAACTCGGATTCAACCCAAATTTTGACATCTATTGAATTTCTCTTGAGGTGTTGGCTAGAAATTGGTACATCTGCATTACTTTAACAACTTTAAAAAGATTTACCACAGCAAAATGATATCACTGGAATCGTCTTTAAAAGATCTGTCTATATGAATTACATTTTGGAACCAAggaactccctattttaaaatacttagaatttattcatatttgtatgttccatgattaaaggagcaagtctattctaccaaaccaacgacattggaagaacttgaagggggaatacgagaagttatgtcttccatcccagaagagttccttgtgaaatcagtgaATGCGGTcgccaggcggcttgagaaactgctggctaatgctggcgcccataaataaaaatccatgcaatacactttcttctcatgttcatttcttaaaagaattaTAGCTCAGAAATAAAtgacaagtacttaaaaatagggagttacttttgaATCCCCCCGGTATGTTTAAATGAGTTCAGGAGCGTCGTGTGtcgctttggcgccatcttgtggcatcgagCGACTACAGCATCAACTGTTTTGGGTGCCGTCAGTTCCTATCAGTCTTTTGCTACTCGCCGAAGGTTAGGGGCATTTATTTGATGGACAAGAACCTGAAGGACGTACCTGCCACGATTCCTTCGGGCGGGTTGAGGGTGAGCTCTGCAAGGAAACACACGCATGCGCGCACACGTTACTTCCGGTCTGCTCGACAAGCTAGCGAACATGCTAACGCATAAGCATTTAGCTCAAAACAATCACAAGGctaatttattcattcatccttGTGCGGCGAAAAGTAAACGCGTGTAACAAACACCAAAACGCGCGAGTAGCAGGCAAACGCTCCACTTTGTTGAACATTCTGGAAGCTGCGCGCCCGTGTACGAACGCTTGACAAAAGTCGaagagtgttgttgttgttgttgttcttcaaaTAGTCGTCGAAGATGTGGGTGCTGGCGAGCTCACGTTTGTATTCGGCCATGAGTCTCTTCAACGCGGTGCCCGccatcgccgccgccgccgccgccgccgtccacGCAACAACCGAGCAACCACACGCGCGCGCATGCGCGCTGTGCGTGTGTCTATCCGACTGTAAATTCGCCCACAAAAACATTGACTTCTTCTTTCGTACTTGACTAACCCGTTGACTGGCTGCCGTTCCCCAtcgtttggttttgttttgatcTTGCGAGATCCCCAAAATATTGTGTAATAATATAAGTATAAGTAGCACAAGAGCCAACCAAAAGGCAGACGAGAACGTTTGTTTCtcgctttttcttttctttagtaatcagcatgGCTTGGTTTCCCCCAAAACACCAGATTCTGaccaaaaagtggagaaaaggaGCTTTTTGTCTGATTTAGACGCTCatatttgttgcttttgtgacacctcaaccaataaaacaacaagaacaagacTAAGAATCCTAATCCTAATCCTTGACTTCCAGATGTCCAACTCAGTAACGTGCTGTGAGTGATGCTGAGTCAGCACGCGTCTGTCTCAAGTTGAACGTCAGTGGCGTTCGCTCCATGGACTGCGTCATCTTGTCTCACGATCGGGACGCAGgctttctactacctaccgcAACACGTACGCTGTTCATAGCGCAAATAttgaacggactaatagggggagGGGCCTGTCCGTCAAATCCAATTGAAGCGCCCTTTTCCTGGACCGAAAAACACAGTTCAGTACGGTCGAAAATGATTGTCTGGTACTTTTTTCATGATCTAAAAGCATCCAATAGAGTACAAAATGATTGTAAATAAAGATtaaaaacaggcggcacggtggacgactgtttagagcgtcagcctcacagttctgaggaccggggtcccaaatccccaaaacatgcattcattggagactctaaattgcccgtaggtgtgactgtgagtgcgactggttgtttgtttgtatgtgccctgcgattggctggcgaccagttcagggcggaccccgcctcctgcccgatgatagctgggatgggcgcccgagcgaggagaagcgctaaagaagatggatggatggaagttttcaaatgtttcaaaagtttatccaaacttacctcacGGGTGCATAAAAGGAGTGATTAGGAGTTTCAACCGGACACTATTTTCTGCCGTCTTTGAAATCggggtccgttaaatcgaggttgcACTGTACTGTGTTGGAGTGTGAGGTGCCGAATCTTGTCTGCCTTCCAGCTTTCTCTCCGTCCTCATCGGCGGGTCcaccccctaatctttatcttcagcCCAAAAGCTGTGCCGATCTCAAAACCAAACCTGCCATCCCACCACCCAGATCTTCTGAGCAGTTTCTGCTCTTGGGCCCCGCCCCTCTCGCAGAGGCAGCCAAAGGatggagagaaagaaagaacgcAAGAACACGGGAAGGAGAGAAGTTTTCCTCGCGCACGCTCGTCTGCTCTTGACGCGAACACGCTCAGCCGACAGGTGAGTCGCATCGCACGTACGTGTCGCGTGCACGTCGCAAACGCGTCGGAtacgtcacgtcacgtcactTATGACGTGTCGAAAGATGTGTCAGGTGACGTGTGTCATGTCGGCATGCTATGTGCGTCACGTGACTCGTGACACGAGTCGTGATGTGTCACATGACTCGTGACACGTCATGTGATTTGTGACACGGGACGTGCGACCTGCGATGTGCATTACGCGAGGCGTGGCATGTATGTGACGCGTGGCACGTGATGTGTTTGTGCCTGGCGACGCGTCGCACGTGAGGTGTCGTGTGACACGTGGCATCCCATGCAATGTGACACGTTCGACATCTGACGCCCGTGAGGTGCCACGTGATGTGTATTATGCGCCCGGTGACGCGCGGCATGTTCTGGCTCATGTGACATGTGACATGTGTGTTTCATCCCAGAATCGGAATCGTCGTTATTGGCCAAGTAcgttaaaacacacaaggaatatgTGTGACATATGCCATGTGATTTGTGCCGTGTGGCATGTCTCGTTACATGCTATGTGTATTATGCGACTTGCGTCAGGTGCCAGATGACGCGCGGCACGCGATGTCTTAAGTCCCGAGTGGCGGCGAGCAGCAACTTGGCGGCGCTCTGACGAGCCGTCAAACTAATTTTAGCCGCTTGAAGTTGTCTTATTTTTGGATCAGTGAGTCCGACCGCGATCCGTTGTCTTTTTCCCGTTTTGTTGCTCACGTCAACTTTTGTTTCCAGACTCGTCCTCGCGGCCCACATGACGGAGCAACTCTACGGCAGCGCGGCGTCGCCGGAGCCGGACTCTCGGTCTTCCTCCCTCCTCACCCCGGAGCAGCGTGCCGCCTTGGTCTTGGTCCTCGTCCTCTTGTTCTTCCTC
This window of the Phyllopteryx taeniolatus isolate TA_2022b chromosome 21, UOR_Ptae_1.2, whole genome shotgun sequence genome carries:
- the LOC133470708 gene encoding cortexin-3-like, whose translation is MERKKERKNTGRREVFLAHARLLLTRTRSADRLVLAAHMTEQLYGSAASPEPDSRSSSLLTPEQRAALVLVLVLLFFLGLLMVRCFRILLDPYRSMPASNWTDCTEKDAFDYRIVS